Genomic segment of bacterium:
TCAAGGCATTTTTCTCTTGACTAATAACCGATTTTCAAGTAAAATTAAGGACTATTAAATATCAATTCATGACATCTTATAACTTAAGCCATACCATTATGTTATAAATCAATAAAATAGCTCGCTGGCACACCGGTCAGGCGGGCTGTTTTTGGATAGGAACATTTATCATCGCAACCCGTTCCCCCCGAAAATAATTTATCCCAGACCATAAACCAATTAACTGGAGAAAAGAATGAAAAAGGACCTGATCTCAGTAGCCGATTTCAGCAAACAGGAGATGGACCAGTTGTTTGACCTGGCGGCCAAGATAAAAAAACAGACCAGAAACGGGCGTTCCCCCAAGCTTTTGGCCGACCGGACCCTGGCCATGATATTCGAAAAACCCAGCCTGCGCACCCGGGTGACCTTTGAGACCGGAATGACCCAGCTGGGCGGACACGGGATCTACCTGGACATGCAGCTGGGCAAGCGCGAGTCCACTCCGGACATCGCCCGCAACCTCTGCCGCTGGGTGGACCTGATCATGGCCCGGACCTTTGCCCACAAGAGCGTCACCGACCTGGCCGAGAACTCCACCGTGCCGGTGATCAACGGGCTGTCCGACCTGGAGCACCCCTGCCAGGCCTATGCCGACTTTTTGACCATCCTGGAATACAAGAAGAAATTCAAGGGCCTTAAGCTGGCCTACATCGGAGACGGCAACAATGTCTGCAATTCCCTGCTGCTGGCGGCCGGCGCGCTGGGCATGAACATGGCGGTGGGCTGTCCCCAGGGCTACGATCCCGACAAGGGCATCCTGAGCCGGGCCCAGGAGATGGCCGCCAGGAACAAGTGCACCCTGGAGATCGTGCGCGATCCCCGGGAGGCGGTCAAGAACGCCGACGCCATCTACACCGACGTCTGGGCCTCGATGGGCCAGGAATCGGAAAAGGAGCTGCGGGCCAGGATCTTCGCCCCCTACCAGGTCAACAAGTCACTGGTGGACGCCGCCAAGAAGGATGTGATCGTCCTGCACTGCCTGCCGGCCCACCGCGGCGACGAGATCACCGACGACGTGCTGGACGGCCCGCACTCGGTGGTGCTGGACCAGGCCGAGAACCGGCTCCACGCCCAGAAGGCCATCATGGTCACCCTGTACAAATACTGGGCCAAGAACCGCAAATCCAAAAAGAAATAATTTAACAGCGTTATCGTGCCACCCCGAAAACCTTGGGGTGGCATAATAACAGGGAAAGGAAGGTTCGATATGATGGGACCATGCGGATGGATCTATTGGTCGGTCTACGGATTTGTGATGCTGATAGTTTTGGCCGTGGCCCTGGTCTGGACCTATTACAGCGTCAAATTCTTCAATAAGGCCGCCGAGTATTACCAGAGCGAGCTGGACAACAAGACCAAGAAGGACGGCCAGATGCTGGAGCTGTTGGCCAAGTTCGACCAGCTGGTGGATGTGCTTAAAGTCAAGTAACCAACCAAAGAAGACAGAATATTGGAGATTGAATACTGAAAAGTTTCAAGTCAGGGTATTCAATATTCCATATTCAAAATTCAGTATTCAGGCAAAATGAAATTCTATAAAATGTCCGGGACCGGCAACGATTTTGTGGTGCTGGATAACCGGAAGAATATTATTGGGGACGATCTCCCGCTGTTGGTTCCCCAGCTCTGCCACCGCCGCAACGGGGTGGGAGCGGACGGGGTACTGCTGCTGGAGTCTTCATCCCGGGCCGATTTCAGGATGCGTTACCTGAACGCCGACGGGAGCGAGGTCAGCTTTTGCGGCAACGGGGCCAGGTGCCTGGCCTGGTTCGCCCATTCCGTCGGCGCGGCTGGCGAGAAAATGACCTTTGAGGCCGGGGACGGGCCGCATCAAGCCGAGATTTCCGGCAACCGGGTCAAGCTTTCGATGAAGGACCCGTCCGATATCAGGCTTAATTTCATGCTGGACCTGGGACCCAAGGGCTATGCGGCCTCGTTCGCCGATACCGGAGTTCCCCACGTGGTCATTCCGGTGATGGAACTGCAGGGTTTTCCGGTGGTGGAGACCGGGCGCAAGGTCCGTCACCACGGGCTGTTTGACCCGGCCGGGACCAATGCCAATTTCATAGAACTGACAGACCAGCACCATCTAAGCATCCGGACCTACGAACGCGGGGTGGAGGACGAGACCCTGGCCTGCGGCACCGGGTCCACCGCGGCCGCGGTGATCTCCGGCCTCCAGGGCCGGGCGGTCTCCCCGGTGGAATGTCTGACCTACGGGGGCGAGACCCTGACCGTCCATTTCAAGAAAGAGGATGACCGGATCACCGAAGTGTTCCTGGAGGGGGCGGTCCGACTGGTGTTCAAGGGGGAATGGCTGGAAACCGCCGGCTAAATATCTAAGCACTAAGCTCTAAAACCTAAACAAATACAAATGGACCAAATCTTAATGTCCTAAACAGTTTAAGATTTAAGAATTTCACTAATTTGAATTTGTTTAGAGTTTCGGAATTAGGATTTAGAAATTGAAGAAGATAAAACATATTTTTAATGTTATTATTTTAGGATGGAGTTGCGATGCCCAAATGGTATAAAAGCGAGGGGTTGACCTTTGACGACGTGCTGCTGGTTCCCCAGCATTCCCTGGTGCTTCCCCACGAGGTCGATCTGTCCACCAGATTCTCCCGGCGGATCAAGCTGAACATCCCGCTGGCGTCATCGGCCATGGATACGGTGACCGAGCACCAGATGGCCATCGCCCTGGCCCGCCACGGCGGCCTGGGGGTGATCCACAAGAACCTGCCCATCCACGAGCAGGCCCAGGAGGTGGAGCGGGTCAAGCGCTCCGAAAGCGGGATGATCTCCAAACCCATCGCTTTGACCCCGGAACACCGGCTGCAGGACGCGGTGCGGCTGATGAAGGAGTACTCCATCTCGGGCATACCCATCGCCGACAAGGACGGAAGGCTGGTGGGCATCATCACCAACCGGGACATCATCTTTGAAAGCGACCTCAGCCAGAAGATCGCGCTGACCATGACCTGCGAAAAATTGATCACCGCCCCTCTGGGCACCTCCATCGACGAGGCCAGCCAGCTGCTGCGCAAGCACAAGCTGGAAAAACTTCCCATCGTGGACAAGAAGGGGATGTTGCGGGGCCTGTTCACTTTGAAGGACGTGATGAAACGCAACAATTTCCCCAACGCCTGCAAGGACAGCCAGGGGCGCCTGAGGGCGGCGGCGGCCATCGGCACCAGCGGGGATTATTTGGAACGGGCCGAGGGGCTGGTCTCGGCCGGGGTTGACGCCCTGGTGATAGACACCGCCCACGGGCATTCCCAGGGGGTGCTGAACGCGGTCAAAAAGGTGCGGGAGAAATTCAAGAACACCGACATCGTGGCCGGCAACGTGGCCACCCCCGAAGCCACCCGGGCCCTGATCAAACTGGGGGTGGACGCCGTCAAGGTCGGCATCGGGCCGGGCTCCATCTGCACCACCAGGATCGTGGCCGGGGTGGGCGTGCCCCAGCTGACCGCGGTGATGGACTGTGCGGCGGTGGCCAAAAAGGCCAAGGTGCCGGTGATCGCCGACGGCGGCATCAAGTACTCCGGCGACGTGGTAAAGGCGCTGGCAGCCGGGGCCGACTGCGTGATGATCGGAAACCTGTTCGCCGGGGTGGAGGAAAGCCCGGGCGAGACCATCCTGCTTTCCGGCCGCAGCTACAAGGTCTACCGGGGCATGGGTTCCCTGGGAGCCATGCGCAAGGGCAGCGCCGACCGCTATTTCCAGGAAGGCGGGGGATCCGAGGGCAAGAAGTTCGTGCCCGAGGGGATCGAGGGTCGGGTGCCCTACAAGGGCTCGCTGGCCGACGCGGTCTACCAGCTGATGGGCGGCCTGCGCAGCGGCATGGGGTACTGCGGGGCCGGGAACCTGAAGGAACTCCAGCTAAAGGCCACCTTCGTCAAGATAACCAATGCCGGGTTAAGGGAGAGCCATGTGCACGATGTGGTGATCACCAAGGAAGCGCCGAATTACGAGGTGGACAGGGGGTAACACGGGTAACGTTTGAGGGGCGGGGCAGGTAGCCAGGCGGTGTTGGAAACGTTTGAGAGGCAATAATAAATGACCAGCAATGTTTGAATTGTTGGAAACGGTTGGTATTTATTGTAGGGGCGGATCACGATCCGCCCGGTAAGATAATTTTAGATTTAATCCCTTTAGTGTAAAGGCCATGATCGTTTACGAAGGCAAAACATTTAAAAACCTAACCTCCAAGGAATCCAGGGACGGGGAATTCGAGAACTGCTCTTTCGTAAATTGTGATTTTTCCAACGGCGTGTTCACCTCCGGCAAATTCACGGATTGCGTGCTTACCAACTGCAACCTGGCGCTGGCCAAGATAAGCAACTGTCAATTGAACGATGTCACATTCAAAGACTGTAAATTGCTGGGCCTGAATTTCTGCGATTGTTCCGACTTCCTGTTCACTGTGAAATTTGAGAACTGCATCCTGGATTATTCCTCGTTTGCCCGGAAGAAAATGGCCAAGACCCAATTCCATAACTCCTCTATGCGGAACGTGGATTTTACCGACAGCGACCTAAGCAAGGCCGTATTTGCCAATGATGACTTGACCAATGCCGTGTTCAATAAAACCACGATCAAGGAAGCCGACTTTTTGACGGCCAGGAATTACTCCATCGATCCGGAAAAGAACAATGTCAAAAAAGCCAGGTTTTCGCTTTACGGGGTGATAGGGCTGCTTAATAAGTATGACATCAGGGTTGAATAGGCGAGCGGGGCGCAATATGCGTTTGAGGGGCCGGACAGGAATGACCGGCACTGCTTGAATTGTTTGAGAAGCAATGCATAGTTGCAAGGCGATGTTGGAACCTTTTGACCGTTTGGAACGATTGGTCGTTACTGTACCACCGCCGTTGGCGGGGTGCCGCTGTGGCGGCAGGGGCGAATCATGATTTGACCAGTAATTATGAGGATATAACATGATCAACCTAATCATCTGCGGCGCCGCCGGCCGGATGGGCCAGGCCATCTGCGAGGCGGTAAAAGAGTCCAAGGACTACGCCATTTCAGCCCTGGTGGAGAACCGGGGGCATCCCCTGGTCGGAAAGATCCTGTGCGAAAAGGCCCCGGCGGTGGTGGACGACCTGCTGCTGGTGCTGCAGACCGGGGACGTGATCATAGACTTCAGCACTCCGGAGGCCACGGCCGCCAACGCCGCCAAGGCCGCGGTGATGAAGAAGCCGATGGTGATAGGCACCACCGGCCTGGACCAGAAGCACAAGGACATTTTCACCGAGATGGCCAAGGACATCCCGATGGTGGTTTCCTCCAACATGTCCATCGGGGTGAACCTGCTTTACAAGCTGGCCTATGCCGCGGCCAAGAAACTGCCCAAAACATTTGACGCCGACATCTCCGAGACCCATCACCGCAACAAGAAGGACGCCCCCAGCGGAACCGCGGTCAGAATACTGGAGGAGGTCCAAAGGGCCCGGGGCGGCAAGCCGGTATACCAGCGGCAGACCTCGGACCAGGTCCGTCAGGACGACGAGATCGGCATGGTGTCTTTAAGGGCAGGGGACATCGTGGGTGAGCACAGCGTGATCTTTGCCGGACCGGGAGAGATACTGGAAATATCCCATAAGGCCCACAGCCGCCGGGTCTTTGCCGAAGGGGCATTGCTGGCGGCAAAATTCGCGGCCAAGGCCAAGCCGGGGCTTTATGATATGCAGGACGTGCTGGGACTTTAAACGTAAACTAACGATTGAAAATATCAAAATGAAAAGTGCAAAAATAATAATGAAAAGCAGACTTGCAACATTACTTCTCCTTTCAGCGATCGGACTTTCACTATTTGGCTGTCAGCAGGGGGACCCCGATCCGTTCTTCAATAACGGAGTGGCCTATTTTCATCAAGGGGATACGGTCAAGGCCGTGGCCGAGTTCAACAAGGCCATCAAGGTCAAACGCAATTTTGCCCCCGGTTACTACAACCTGGGCATCTGCAATTTAAAGCCCGGCGCCTATAACCAGGCCAACCAGTATTTTTTAAAGGCCGTCAAGTATGACCCGGCATATGTGGACGCCTATTACAGCATGAGCATGGTCTATGTGACCCTGGATTCGGTGGCCAAGGCCAAGGATATTCTGTATCTCGGCATAAAGCTAAATCCCAATGCTTCGATGCTTTATTACAACCTGGGTTACGCCCTGTTGCTAAGGGGGCAGGCCGATTCGGCCCGTTGGGCCTTTAAAAAAGTGACAGAGTTGGATCCTCAAAACTCCGACGCCTACTTTAATCTGGCCTATGCCTCCAATGATCCCCAGTATGCCCAGGAAGCCATAAATGCCCTGCGCCAGGCTGTCATAGTTGACAGCATTAATTATAAAGCAATTTATCTTTTAGGTACCAAATTGGCAGACAAAAAAAGTCGTACTGATACTGAAACTAAAGAAGCGGTAAAGTATCTGAAGGCATTTCTGGAAAGTGGCAAGGGGGTAGGTGCACAAATTAAGTTAGCCCAGGAGTCATTAAACAAGGTAAAGAAAAAATGAAATTTGATTTTGCCGAACGGCTGGACAGGATCCCGCCCTATCTTTTTGCCGGGTTGAATAAGAAGAAGGCCGAACTTAAGGCCAAGGGCGCCGACATCATAGATTTCGGGGTGGGGGATCCCGACCTGCCCACGCCTTCCCACATCATCAAGGCCCTGACGGATCAGGCATCAAATCCCGAAAACCACCGCTATCCATCTTACGAGGGACTGCCTTCGTTCCGACAGGCCGTGGCCAAATGGTACGGCAGCAGGTTCGGGGTAAAACTGTCGGCCGAGGACCAGATCGCCTGCCTGATGGGCGCCAAGGACGGCCTGGCCCATGCGGCCTGGGCCCTGTTCGGCCCGGGCGACAAGGTGCTGTGCCCCGATCCGGCCTATCCGGTCTACGCCGTCCAGACCATGCTGGCCGGGGCCGAGCCGGTGTACTTTCCTCTTTTGCCGGAGAACTCGTTTTTGCCGGACATCGACAAACTTCCGGTGCAGGGGGTCAAGGCCATCTTCCTGTGCTATCCCAACAATCCCA
This window contains:
- the argF gene encoding ornithine carbamoyltransferase, with the translated sequence MKKDLISVADFSKQEMDQLFDLAAKIKKQTRNGRSPKLLADRTLAMIFEKPSLRTRVTFETGMTQLGGHGIYLDMQLGKRESTPDIARNLCRWVDLIMARTFAHKSVTDLAENSTVPVINGLSDLEHPCQAYADFLTILEYKKKFKGLKLAYIGDGNNVCNSLLLAAGALGMNMAVGCPQGYDPDKGILSRAQEMAARNKCTLEIVRDPREAVKNADAIYTDVWASMGQESEKELRARIFAPYQVNKSLVDAAKKDVIVLHCLPAHRGDEITDDVLDGPHSVVLDQAENRLHAQKAIMVTLYKYWAKNRKSKKK
- the dapF gene encoding diaminopimelate epimerase is translated as MKFYKMSGTGNDFVVLDNRKNIIGDDLPLLVPQLCHRRNGVGADGVLLLESSSRADFRMRYLNADGSEVSFCGNGARCLAWFAHSVGAAGEKMTFEAGDGPHQAEISGNRVKLSMKDPSDIRLNFMLDLGPKGYAASFADTGVPHVVIPVMELQGFPVVETGRKVRHHGLFDPAGTNANFIELTDQHHLSIRTYERGVEDETLACGTGSTAAAVISGLQGRAVSPVECLTYGGETLTVHFKKEDDRITEVFLEGAVRLVFKGEWLETAG
- the guaB gene encoding IMP dehydrogenase translates to MPKWYKSEGLTFDDVLLVPQHSLVLPHEVDLSTRFSRRIKLNIPLASSAMDTVTEHQMAIALARHGGLGVIHKNLPIHEQAQEVERVKRSESGMISKPIALTPEHRLQDAVRLMKEYSISGIPIADKDGRLVGIITNRDIIFESDLSQKIALTMTCEKLITAPLGTSIDEASQLLRKHKLEKLPIVDKKGMLRGLFTLKDVMKRNNFPNACKDSQGRLRAAAAIGTSGDYLERAEGLVSAGVDALVIDTAHGHSQGVLNAVKKVREKFKNTDIVAGNVATPEATRALIKLGVDAVKVGIGPGSICTTRIVAGVGVPQLTAVMDCAAVAKKAKVPVIADGGIKYSGDVVKALAAGADCVMIGNLFAGVEESPGETILLSGRSYKVYRGMGSLGAMRKGSADRYFQEGGGSEGKKFVPEGIEGRVPYKGSLADAVYQLMGGLRSGMGYCGAGNLKELQLKATFVKITNAGLRESHVHDVVITKEAPNYEVDRG
- a CDS encoding pentapeptide repeat-containing protein, which codes for MIVYEGKTFKNLTSKESRDGEFENCSFVNCDFSNGVFTSGKFTDCVLTNCNLALAKISNCQLNDVTFKDCKLLGLNFCDCSDFLFTVKFENCILDYSSFARKKMAKTQFHNSSMRNVDFTDSDLSKAVFANDDLTNAVFNKTTIKEADFLTARNYSIDPEKNNVKKARFSLYGVIGLLNKYDIRVE
- the dapB gene encoding 4-hydroxy-tetrahydrodipicolinate reductase; the encoded protein is MINLIICGAAGRMGQAICEAVKESKDYAISALVENRGHPLVGKILCEKAPAVVDDLLLVLQTGDVIIDFSTPEATAANAAKAAVMKKPMVIGTTGLDQKHKDIFTEMAKDIPMVVSSNMSIGVNLLYKLAYAAAKKLPKTFDADISETHHRNKKDAPSGTAVRILEEVQRARGGKPVYQRQTSDQVRQDDEIGMVSLRAGDIVGEHSVIFAGPGEILEISHKAHSRRVFAEGALLAAKFAAKAKPGLYDMQDVLGL
- a CDS encoding tetratricopeptide repeat protein, which gives rise to MKSRLATLLLLSAIGLSLFGCQQGDPDPFFNNGVAYFHQGDTVKAVAEFNKAIKVKRNFAPGYYNLGICNLKPGAYNQANQYFLKAVKYDPAYVDAYYSMSMVYVTLDSVAKAKDILYLGIKLNPNASMLYYNLGYALLLRGQADSARWAFKKVTELDPQNSDAYFNLAYASNDPQYAQEAINALRQAVIVDSINYKAIYLLGTKLADKKSRTDTETKEAVKYLKAFLESGKGVGAQIKLAQESLNKVKKK